Proteins encoded together in one Bacillota bacterium window:
- a CDS encoding cobalamin-binding protein yields the protein MTRRKSSPNLHPNAHRGGTGPRLLVLLLAAVMAVSVAAGCAGKKPEAGPAQPAPFPLTITDGTGRQVTVPAQPQRIISLAPSCTETVFALGLGSKVVGVDKFSNYPPEAQTLEKVGGFSDPSVEKIAALKPELILGTSMHKKVLPQLEALGIPVVLLDPKDVDGVLADIQTVGRLTGATEAAGKLASDVRNRITRVKDKIDASVPGDQRPWVYYEVYSEPIMTVGPHTLIHQLIELAGGRNIAYDAQTDYPEFSSEAVIQRNPAVIIFPSFHGSASLTVDKLKARPGWAAIAAVKNGRVHAIDADIISRPGPRIADAVEELARIIHPDLFPR from the coding sequence CGCGGTCATGGCGGTGTCCGTGGCCGCCGGATGCGCTGGCAAGAAGCCCGAGGCCGGGCCGGCCCAGCCGGCGCCATTCCCCCTTACCATAACCGACGGCACCGGGCGCCAGGTGACCGTCCCCGCCCAGCCCCAGAGGATCATTTCCCTGGCCCCGTCCTGCACGGAAACCGTGTTCGCCCTGGGCCTGGGGTCGAAGGTGGTGGGAGTGGACAAGTTCAGCAACTACCCTCCCGAGGCCCAGACCCTGGAGAAGGTGGGAGGCTTTTCCGACCCCAGCGTGGAGAAGATCGCCGCCCTCAAGCCGGAACTGATCCTGGGGACGAGTATGCACAAGAAGGTACTGCCCCAGCTGGAAGCCCTGGGCATCCCCGTGGTGCTGCTCGACCCCAAGGACGTGGATGGGGTGCTGGCAGACATCCAGACGGTGGGGCGCCTCACCGGCGCCACCGAGGCCGCCGGGAAGCTCGCCTCCGACGTCCGTAACCGCATCACCCGGGTCAAAGATAAGATCGATGCCTCCGTGCCCGGAGACCAGCGACCCTGGGTCTACTACGAGGTGTACTCCGAACCCATCATGACCGTGGGCCCCCACACCCTGATCCACCAGCTCATCGAGCTGGCGGGAGGACGCAACATCGCCTACGACGCCCAGACCGATTACCCGGAGTTCAGCTCCGAGGCCGTCATCCAGCGTAACCCCGCCGTGATCATCTTCCCCAGCTTCCACGGGTCGGCATCGCTCACCGTGGACAAGCTCAAGGCGCGTCCGGGCTGGGCCGCCATCGCCGCCGTCAAGAACGGCCGCGTCCACGCCATCGATGCCGACATCATCTCTCGTCCCGGCCCTCGCATCGCCGACGCCGTGGAAGAGCTGGCCCGCATCATCCACCCCGACCTCTTCCCCAGGTAG